The Poecile atricapillus isolate bPoeAtr1 chromosome 19, bPoeAtr1.hap1, whole genome shotgun sequence genome includes the window caaaaaatcctaaaaaaatcccaaaaaatcagaaaaaattcccaaaaaatcccaaaaaaatccaaaaaaaattccatttttatcccccaaaacccctgattttttccccaaaaaaatcccatttttatctccgaaaaatccccaaaaaatcccaaaaaaaccacaaaaaaatcacaaaaaattccagataaattccatttttattccGCGAAATTTCCCGTTTTTTGCCCAAAATCCCGGTTTTTTGCCCCATTTTCTGGCTCATTTCCCGTActgttcctgcagctgtgccacGCAGTCGCAGCTCACctgtctccatccctggggtcCCACCTGCAGCACCCTGACGCTGCCCCCGGAGTGGCACCCAAAAACCCACATTTTacacccaaaaaaaatccacattttacaccaaaaaaatccccaaaaaatctcaaaaaaatcagaaaaaattcacaaaaaaataataaaaaaatcacaaaaaaatcccaaaaattgccaaaaaaatccccaaaaaattcacaaaaatccccaaaaaatcctaaaaaaaatccccaaaaaatcccaaaaaaatccaaaaaaatccgaaaaaaataaaaaaaaatcccccaaaaattccaaaaaaatcccaaaaaaatcccaaaaaatccccaaaaaaatccaaaaaaatcccaaaaaaatcccaaaaatatcgcaaaaaaatcccaagaaatcacaaaaaaaatcacaaaaaaatcacaaaaaatccccaaaaaatcagaaaaaaaacccccaaaaatcacaaaaaaatcccaaaaaatcccccaaaaattccccaaaaattctatttttattgcccaaaactcctgattttttccccaaaaaaatcccattttttcctccaagaaacccccaaaaaatcccaaaaaatcccccaaaaatccccaaaaaaatcccaaaaaaatccgaaaaaatccccaaaaaaccacaaaaaaccacaaaaaatcacaaaaaattccaCATAAATTCCACTTTATTTTTGCCCAAAATCCCGTTTTTTTGCCCCATTTTCTGGCTCATTTCCCGTActgttcctgcagctgtgccacGCAGTCGCAGCTCACctgtctccatccctggggtcCCACCTGCAGCACCCTGACGCTGCCCCCGGAGTAGGCGTCGCGCGTGGCCGCCTGGAAGATGGCGCGGCGAGCCAGGGCTAGTGCCTGCTCCTCGCTGGCCACCGGCTCCGCCAGCCCCCGGTCCAGGACGCCGTAGGCGTACGAGGAGCCCGAGCCCACGGCGAACGCCGAGCCGGCCACACGCTGGCCCTCGCTGTCCACGTAGTACAGACCTGGGGAAAAGAGCGTGGCTAGTGAGTTTGGGGGGGTGGCTACCAAATTTGGGGTGTGGCTAGTGAGTTAGGGGTCATTAAAAGCTATTTGGGGGGCGTGGCTACCAGTTTTGGGGTGTGGCTAGTGAGTTTGGGGGTGTGGCTAGTGAGTCTGGGGGTGTGGCTACCAAGTTTCAGGCATCAGGAGCAAGTTTGGGGTCATTAGGAGTCAGTTTGGCGTCGTTAGGACCAAGTTTGGCATCATTAGGAACAAGTTTGGGGGCGTGGCTAGTGAGTTTGGGGACATGGCTAGTGAGTTTGGGGGTGTGGCTACTGAGTTTGGGTCATTAGGAGCAAGCTTGGGGTCATTAGGAAAGAGTTTGGGGGCGTGGCTAGTGATCTTGGGGCTGTGGCTACCAAATTTGGGGTGTGGCTAGTGAGTTTGAGAGTGTGGCTACCAAGTTTGGGGCATCAGGAGCAAGTTTGGGGTCATTAGAAACAAGTTTGGGGTGGTTAGGAATGAGTTTTGGGGTGTGGCTAGTGAGTCTGGGGGTGTGGCTAGTGAGTTTGGGGGCGTGGCTAGTGAGTTTGGGGGTGTGGCTAGTGAGTTGGGGTCATTAGGAAGGACTTTGGAATCATTAGGAAGAACTCTGGGGTCATTAGGAACAAGTTTGGGGGTGTGGCTAGTGAGTTTGGGGGCGTGGCTACCAAGTTTGAGGCGTGGCTACCGAGTTTGGGTTCATTAGGAGTGAGTTTGGGGTCATCAGGAGCAAGTTTGGGGTCATTAGGATCAGTTTTGGGGGTGTGGCTAATGAGTTTGGGGGGGTGGCTAGTGAGTTTGAGGCATGGCTACCGAATTTGGAGTCATTAGGAGCAAGTTTGGGGTCATTAGGAGCAACTTTGGGAGTTTGGCTAGTGAGTTTCGGGGTGTGGCTAGTGAGTTTGGGGTGTGGCTACCAAGTTTGGAGTCATTAGGAGTGAGTTTGGGTCATTAGGAGCAAGTTTGGGGTCATTAGGAACGAGTTTGGGGGCGTGGCTAGTGAGTTTGAGGGTGTGGCTACCAAGTTTGAGGCGTGGCTACCGAGTTTGGGGTCATTAGGAACCAGTTTGGGGTCATTAGGAGCAACTTTGGGGGTGTGGCTAGTGAATTTGGGGGTGTGGCTACCAAATCTGGGGTGTGGCTAGTGAGTTTGGgggtataaaccagtataaaccagttcaaaccagtaaccccaatCCCCATTTTAACCCAATTTTCACCCGTTTTTAACCCAATTTTcacccccagtcccctcccagtataaaccagtacagaccagtataaaccagtataaaccagtaaccccaaaccccatttttaacccatttttcctcattttttccccattttcttcccatttttcccccaattttcactcattttcaacccaattttcacccaattttcactcccagtccctcccagtacaaaccagtacaaaccagtataaaccagtacaaaccagtataaaccagtaaccccatttttaacccatttttcctcattttttccccattttttcccatttttaacccattttttccccatttttcacccgTTTTTAACCCaattttccctcccagtccctcccagtataaaccagtacaaaccagtaaccccaaacccccatttttaacccttttttccccattttttccccatttttaacccttttttccccatttttaacccattttttcccatttttaacccattttttcccatttttaacccattttttcccatttttaacccgTTTTTcacccaattttttcccatttttcaccaAATTTTCAgtcccagtataaaccagtataaaccagtaaccccaaaccccattttaatccatttttaatcctttctttgccatttttaaccctttttcaGCCATTTTTCAGCCGATTTTCACCCAATTTTCACCCAATTTTCACCCAATTTCCACCCAATTTtccctcccagtacaaaccagtatgtcccagtataaaccagtacaaaccagtccgTCCCAGTACCTGGCCCGCGCTTGTCCCAGCCGCACACCATGGTGCCCAGGCTCAGCCCCGTGCCCTTGTACTGGTAGACGAGGTTGGCCAGCAGCTTGGAGGCGGCGGCCACCGACACGGGCTcctgctcccagtccctcccagtgcaaaccagtataaaccagtacaaaccagtataaaccagtaaccccatttttaacccatttttcctcattttttccccattttttccccatttttaacccgTTTTTCACCCAATTTTcacccattttttcacccattttttctcattttttccccatttttcacccaattttcactcccagtataaaccagtataaaccagtaactgaaaccccatttcccccatttttaacccatttttaaccctttttttccccatttttaacccattttttcctcattttttccccattttacccccatttttcacccaattttcactcccagtataaaccagtataaaccagtaaccccaaaccccatttcccccatttttaacccatttttccccatttttaaccctttcttccccatttttaacccattttttcctatttttaaccctttctttgccgtttttcacccatttttaacccaatttttccccatttttaacccaattttcactcccagtccctcccagtataaaccagtataaaccagtaaccccaaacccccatttttaacccttttttccccattttttccccatttttaacccttttttccccatttttaacccattttttcccatttttaacccattttttcccatttttaacccattttttcccatttttaacccgTTTTTcacccaattttttcccatttttcaccaAATTTTCAgtcccagtataaaccagtataaaccagtaaccccaaaccccattttaatccatttttaatcctttctttgccatttttaaccctttttcaGCCATTTTTCAGCCGATTTTCACCCAATTTTCACCCAATTTTCACCCAATTTCCACCCAATTTtccctcccagtacaaaccagtatgtcccagtataaaccagtacaaaccagtccgTCCCAGTACCTGGCCCGCGCTTGTCCCAGCCGCACACCATGGTGCCCAGGCTCAGCCCCGTGCCCTTGTACTGGTAGACGAGGTTGGCCAGCAGCTTGGAGGCGGCGGCCACCGACACGGGCTcctgctcccagtccctcccagtgcaaaccagtataaaccagtacaaaccagtataaaccagtaaccccatttttaacccatttttcctcattttttccccatttttttcccattttttcccattttttcccaattttttcccatttttcacccaaTTTTCACTCAATtttccctcccagtataaaccagtacaaaccagtacaaaccagtaaccccatttttaacccatttttcctcattttttccccatttttttcccatttttaacccatttttaacccatttttttcccaatttgcACCCAGTTTTCACTCCCAGTCCcacccagtataaaccagttcaaaccagtaaccccaaaccccattgcccccatttttaacccttttttccccatttttaaccctttctttgCCATTTCTCACCcatttttcacccatttttcaCCCAATTTTCACCCGATTTTCACCAAATTttcactcccagtatatcccagtccgtcccagtaCCTGGCCCGCGCTTGTCCCAGCCGCACACCATGGTGCCCAGGCTCAGCCCCGTGCCCTTGTACTGGTAGACGAGGTTGGCCAGCAGCTTGGAGGCGGCGGCCACCGACACGGGCTcctgctcccagtccctcccagtccaaaccagtccaaaccagtataaaccagtataaaccagtacaaaccagtaaccccatttttaacccatttttcctcattttttcctcattttttcccatttttaacccatttttccccatttttcacccaattttcactcccagtacaaaccagtacaaaccagtacaaaccagtataaaccagtataaaccagtaaccccaaaccccatttcccccatttttaaccctttctttgccatttttcacccatttttcacccaattttcacccaattttcacccaattttcactcccagtataaaccagtataaaccagtaaccccaaaccccatttttaacccatttttaaccctttcttccccatttttaaccctttctttgccattttccacccatttttcctcatttttaagCCATTTTTAAGCCGTTTTTCACCCAATTTTCACCCAATTTtcactcccagtccctcccagtacaaaccagtataaaccagtaaccccaaaccccattttccccatttttaaccctttctgtgccatttttaacccattttttcccattttttcccaattttttcccatttttcacccaattttcactcccagtacaaaccagtataaaccagtaaccccaaaccccatttcccccatttttaaccctttctttgccatttttcacccatttttcctcatttttcacccatttttcaCCCGTTTTTCACCCAATTTTcactcccagtataaaccagtatgtcccagtccatcccagtaccTGGCCCGCGCTTGTCCCAGCCGCACACCATGGTGCCCAGGCTCAGCCCCGTGCCCTTGTACTGGTAGACGAGGTTGGCCAGCAGTTTGGAGGCGGCGGCCACCGACACGGGCTCCTTGTTGCGGAGCTCCTGGACCCGGCTCTGCCGCGCCACCAAACGCTGCCAGAAGCTGCAGTCGGCGGCGCCGCCCGCCAGCGTGCCCAGGATGTGGCGCGTGATGCCCAGCGCCTTCCGCACCGACTGCGACGCGATGTACGAGCCCGCCGTGGCGCGCGAGTCCACGGCTACGGTGACACCGAACGGCGTCTGcggaaaaatgaaaaaatcccatttttttaccattttttccaaattttttaccatttttttacCATATTTTTACCactttttaccatttttttctgatttttttcggattttttaccatttttttaatatttttttctgattttttaccatttttttgccatttttttctgattttttgccaattttttcccatttttttagaattttttaccatttttttaccctttttttcatattttttaccattttttaccatttttttaccactttttaccatttttttcggattttttcccatttttttcccattttttaccatattttttaggattttttaccatttttttaccatttttttagaattgttttagaattttttaccattttttaccattttttttccattttttccccattttttcccatttttttcccattttttaaccAATTTCTTACcatatttttaggatttttcacccatttttcaccatttttttcccattttttaccacttttttcattattttttaccatttttttaccattttttcccatttttttcatgattttttcccattttttcacaattttttaccatttttttccaattttttcccattttttcccacttttttctcattttttctccatttttttcctattttttatccattttttccccatttttttaccatgtttttcccatttttttacccattttttaCCTactttttctctatttttccctattttttacaccatttttacccatttctttctcaatttttagatttttttttctccctatttttccccatttttccccattttctcccattttattCTCCCCCCCAGCGTGCCCAGGATGTGGCGCGTGATGCCCAGCGCCTTCCGCACCGACTGCGACGCGATGTACGAGCCCGCCGTGGCGCGAGAGTCCACGGCCACCGTCACACCAAAGGGGGTCTacagaaataccaaaaaaatcccatttttttaccattttttccaaattttttaccatttttttaccattttttcctgattttttaccatttttttctgatttttttcagattttttaccaattttttaccatttttttaggattttttaccattttttaccatttttttaccatttttttctgatttttttccatttttttaccatttttttcatattttttaccatttttttaccctttttttcatattttttaccatttttttaccatttttttcatattttttcccatttttttcccatttttctcccattttttcccatttttttctgattttttaccactttttttccattttttaccattttttccagattttttacaattttttaccatttttttaccatttttttccaattttttcccatttttttctgatttttttaccatttttttctaattttttatcatttttttaccattttttaccattttttaccctatttttaggattttttactcatttttttcccatttttttcatattttttactattttttttcccatttttttaggattttttaccattttttaaccatttttttcagatttttttaccattttttccccatttttttgattttttaccatttctttaccatttttttcagattttttacctttttttccccattttttttccatttttttacctttttttttcagattttttcctattttttaaccatttcttaccaattttttaccatttctcccctatcttttatatttttttaaacattttttaacgatttttttcccattttttctccatttttcacctatttttttctcacttttatcaaatttttttcctcattttttcccattttttctcgttctttccccattttattctcCCTGGCTCTCCCCCCCAGCGTGCCCAGGATGTGGCGCGTGATGCCCAGCGCCTTCCGCACCGACTGCGACGCGATGTACGAGCCCGCCGTGGCGCGAGAGTCCACGGCTACGGTGACACCGAACGGCGTCTGcagaaataccaaaaaatcccatttttttaccattttttccaaattttttaccaattttttaccatttttttaccactttttaccatttttttctggtttttttcggattttttaccaattttttacaatttttttaggattttttaccatttttttcccatttttttagaattttttaccatttttttaccatttttttcccattttttccagattttttcccatttttcccattttttttggatttttaaccattttttagcatttttcccccattttttaccatttattttcccctttttttctgattttttaccattttttttcggatttttttcccatttttttcacattttttaccatttttttcccattttttttccactttttaccatttttttctgatttttttgccattttttaccattatttttcggaatttttacccatttttttaccatttttttaccatttttttcatgattttttaccatttttttcccattttttaccatttttttcccatttttttcacattttttaccattttttcccatttttttcccattttttcccatttttttcccatttttttctgattttttaccattattttaccatttttttaggatttttaacccatttttcaccatttttttaccattttttacagattttttcccatttgttttctgatttttaccatctttttctgattttttaccattttttacctttctttttcggattttttacccatttttttaccattttttcccaattttttcccacttttttacaatttttttcaggttttttaccacttttttaccattttttaccaatttttttaccattttttaccaattttttaccatttctttactatttttttcagatttttttcccatttttttcggattttttaccatttttttaaaattttttacctttattttttaccattttttcctgattttttaccattcttttcccattattttcccattttttcctattttttttccccatttttttcagatttttttaccatattttttggattttttaccacttttttctcatctttttcccattttttcttgattttttaccatttttttaccatttttttactgtttttttccattttttaagaattttttaccattttttccagattttttagaatttttttagaattttttaccattttttaccatttttttcccattttttaggattttttcccctttttccccaatttttatcatttttttaccattttttaccgttttttaccattttttaccatttttaccatttttttagaattttttaccattttttaaccatctttttccccattttttaccatttttttaccattttttcccattttttcctcattttttattatttatttccccattttttaacatttttgggTCAAAAAGCAAATTTTGAGGTGCCCAGAGGGAAATTTTGGGTCTAAAAACCGAATTTTTGGGtccaaaattcaaattttgaggtgcaaaaatggaatttttgggtcaAAAAAACGAATTTTGAggctcccagagggaatttttggctccaaaagggaatttttgggtcaAAAAACCGAATTTTTGGGtccaaaattcaaattttaagGTGCccagagggaatttttgggtcaaaaatttgaatttttgggtcaaaaaccaaattttgaggtgcaaaaatggaatttttgggtccaaaagggaatttttgggtccAGAACTCAAATTTTTGGGTCAAAAAAACGAATTTTGAAActcccagagggaatttttgggtcaAAAAACCGAATTTTTGGGTCCAAAAAGCGAATTTTGAGGTGCccagagggaatttttgggtccAAAACTCAAATTTTTGGGtccaaaattcaaattttgagactcccagagggaatttttgggtcaaaaaattgaatttttgggtcaaaaaccaaattttgaggtgcaaaaatggaaattttgggtCAAAAAAACGAATTTTGAGActcccagagggaatttttgggtcaAAAAACCGAATTTTTGGGTCcaaaaaaggaattttgaggTGCAGAGAGGAAATTTTTGTGTGAAAAAAGCGAATTTTTGGGTccaaaaagggaaattttgggtCCCAAAGGGAATTTTGAGGCGCCCAGAGAGAATTTTGGGTCTAAAAATCGAATTTTTGGGTCCAAAAAGCGAATTTTGAGGTGCCCAGAGGGAAATTTTAGGTCCCAAAGGCGATTTTTGGGTCCAAAATAGAATATTTTGGGTCCCAAAGGGAATTTTAAGGCACCCAGAGAGAATTTTTGGGTCGAAAAATCGAATTTTTGGatgaaaaagggaattttgaggcacccacagggaatttttgggtCCAAAACTCAAATTTTTGGGtccaaaattcaaattttgagactcccagagggaatttttgggtcaAAAAACCGAATTTTTGGGtccaaaattcaaattttgaGGTGCCCAGAGGGAAATTTTGGGTcgaaaaattgaatttttgggtcaaaaaccaaattttgaggtccaaaaatggaatttttgggtccaaaagggaattttgaggctcccagagggaatttttgggtcaAAAACCGAATTTTTGGGTCcaaaaaaggaattttgagATGCAGAGAGGAAATTTTTGTGTGAAAAAAGCGAATTTTTGGGTccaaaaagggaaattttgggtCCCAAAGGGAATTTTGAGGCGCCCAGAGAGAATTTTGGGTCAAAAAACCGAATTTTTGGGtcaaaaaagggaattttgaggtgcaaaaatggaatttttgggtccaaaagggaatttttgggtcaAAAAACCGAATTTTTGGGTCCAAAAAGCAAATTTTGAGGTGCAGAGAGGAAATTTTGGGTcaaaaaccagaatttttcggtcaaaaaaaaca containing:
- the PSMB5 gene encoding proteasome subunit beta type-5, translating into MPSAKMAPAPSRPFPPSRSAHAPPPFRALFPPSLRPQPKWRRRLRASPQRFLRMRSRHFAPPLGFALNQDGARPPSPPPFCGHPPHSPQPPSSKMALASVLRSELPEFSKGFPGYSKGFPEDSEAIPEILRDPPGPPRVLAAPPCGVQAVLDGPGFEMLHGTTTLAFKTPFGVTVAVDSRATAGSYIASQSVRKALGITRHILGTLAGGAADCSFWQRLVARQSRVQELRNKEPVSVAAASKLLANLVYQYKGTGLSLGTMVCGWDKRGPGLYYVDSEGQRVAGSAFAVGSGSSYAYGVLDRGLAEPVASEEQALALARRAIFQAATRDAYSGGSVRVLQVGPQGWRQVSCDCVAQLQEQYGK